One Euphorbia lathyris chromosome 1, ddEupLath1.1, whole genome shotgun sequence DNA segment encodes these proteins:
- the LOC136219510 gene encoding COP1-interactive protein 1 — MEPIDNHDTTIIEDIAQLKENKSEIEDKVARILKLLKNNGQDKKGKMPDDSRKKTEIVGLIQELQNEYTKLYAQYDHLRGEVGKKHRSKRSEKENSSSIPSSDSEYYSSDEVENGDDSDTEKVQDGEFQTPREFQTPRGMKTPRKEHKSKRNREHSTLVKVPEGNEASGQIKELEGQLTVVRMDLESVRKQKDDLEVRVGEKETEVKQLNEANLQLSSRISELQVMVEEKGNQVSDLTIKMAESEKQFSSRIGMLNNKESALVKALKDESKSMQEEIAKRTNFGNSLLKEKEGFLVQIEDLKLEVNSLHDQKHELEETIRGKEQESGKLCQENDILKAKVQELEYKSEEENTILKAKVQELESKSEEENEILKAKVQELEIKSEEENNILNAKVQEIESKSEEENKILKAKLQELESKSEEEEHEASTRILALKEQVNNLQQELDSAQRERRKWKTNSAQNLTELDTEEQNKTQKEKEDLKLFKTHSLDIQKLRVAESPRTFSRLLNQHTLERKIIELAEKFQMKVENQMRLLAQRIRVAEQVQSESKESYKKVVENLEQENKELNGKNAVFESEAKKVREMLTESGNIMIPELDLMIKKVDEEHGRFLNRISGISDEIQIARKWITGKNNEIKNLKENLEIFNNFEENSAIQMMERKIEDLEMKLRERDEVLSSVGEEKREAIRQLCVQIDYHRHRYDELKETVSKMPIRFKKLEN, encoded by the coding sequence AAATTGAAGATAAAGTGGCAAGGATTTTGAAACTCCTGAAGAACAATGGGCAAGACAAGAAAGGCAAAATGCCCGATGATTCCAGGAAAAAAACCGAAATCGTCGGATTAATTCAGGAATTACAAAACGAATACACCAAACTCTATGCACAATATGATCATCTCAGGGGAGAAGTCGGGAAAAAACATCGTTCTAAGAGATCGGAGAAGGAGAATTCTTCCTCGATTCCAAGCTCTGATTCCGAATACTACTCGTCTGACGAGGTAGAAAATGGGGATGATTCCGATACTGAAAAAGTTCAGGATGGTGAATTTCAGACTCCTCGTGAATTTCAGACTCCTCGAGGCATGAAAACTCCTCGAAAGGAACATAAAAGCAAACGAAATCGCGAACATTCAACGCTTGTCAAGGTTCCGGAGGGAAATGAAGCTTCAGGTCAGATAAAGGAGTTAGAAGGACAATTAACAGTTGTCAGAATGGACTTGGAATCGGTTCGCAAGCAGAAAGACGATCTTGAGGTTCGGGTTGGCGAGAAAGAAACCGAAGTGAAACAGCTTAACGAAGCGAATTTACAGCTGAGCAGTCGAATTTCGGAGCTCCAGGTAATGGTAGAAGAGAAAGGAAATCAGGTTTCTGATTTGACAATAAAAATGGCAGAAAGTGAGAAGCAATTCAGTTCCAGGATCGGAATGTTGAATAACAAAGAATCCGCGCTCGTAAAGGCGTTGAAAGACGAGTCAAAAAGTATGCAGGAAGAGATAGCGAAAAGGACTAATTTCGGAAACAGTTTGcttaaagagaaagagggatttcTTGTTCAAATAGAGGATCTGAAATTAGAAGTGAATTCTCTACATGATCAGAAGCATGAACTCGAGGAGACGATACGCGGGAAAGAACAGGAATCCGGAAAGCTCTGTCAGGAAAATGACATTCTGAAGGCGAAAGTTCAGGAATTAGAATACAAATCTGAAGAGGAGAACACAATTCTGAAGGCTAAAGTTCAGGAATTAGAAAGCAAATCTGAAGAGGAAAATGAAATTCTGAAGGCGAAAGTTCAGGAATTAGAAATCAAATCTGAAGAGGAAAACAACATTCTGAATGCTAAAGTTCAGGAAATAGAAAGCAAATCTGAAGAGGAAAATAAAATTCTGAAAGCTAAACTTCAGGAATTGGAAAGCAAATCTGAAGAGGAAGAACACGAAGCCTCGACCCGGATTTTAGCCCTAAAAGAACAAGTTAACAATCTTCAACAAGAACTCGATTCAGCACAGAGAGAAAGGCGAAAATGGAAGACGAATTCAGCACAGAATCTAACCGAATTAGATACAGAAGAACAAAACAAAACCCAGAAGGAAAAAGAAGACCTGAAACTCTTCAAAACGCATTCCTTAGACATCCAAAAGCTCCGAGTAGCCGAATCGCCACGAACATTTTCAAGATTGTTGAATCAACACACTCTGGAGAGAAAGATCATCGAACTTGCAGAGAAATTCCAAATGAAAGTCGAAAACCAGATGCGTCTCTTAGCGCAGCGAATTCGAGTGGCTGAACAGGTCCAATCCGAAAGCAAAGAGAGTTACAAAAAGGTCGTGGAGAATCTAGAGCAGGAAAACAAAGAACTCAATGGAAAAAACGCAGTGTTCGAATCCGAGGCGAAAAAGGTCCGAGAAATGTTAACAGAATCAGGAAACATCATGATACCAGAATTAGATCTAATGATAAAAAAAGTAGATGAAGAACACGGGAGATTCTTAAACAGAATCTCTGGAATCTCTGATGAAATTCAAATTGCAAGGAAGTGGATTACTGGGAAGAACAATGAGATCAAAAACCTGAAAGAAAACCTAGAAATCTTCAATAATTTTGAGGAAAATTCTGCGATTCAAATGATGGAGAGGAAGATTGAAGATCTAGAGATGAAattgagagaaagagatgaagtaTTATCAAGTGTAGGAGAAGAAAAAAGGGAAGCGATTCGACAACTTTGTGTTCAGATTGATTATCATCGCCATAGATATGATGAACTTAAAGAAACAGTTTCAAAGATGCCTATTAGATTTAAGAAacttgaaaattaa